AGAATAGAAGAGCGAATAGAAACAGGCGCCACTTCTTTGACTTCTTCTTTGGTTACTTTCATGCTGCCGATGTCACTCAGCTTTTTCTGTTCATCTTGGCGAGTATCTTGTTGTGGCTTGAGTATGCCCATTAAGGTTTCACCCAGAGCGAAGGTAGCCATCGCTAGTAGTAGGAAGCTAAATCCATCCATTAGGTCAGTAAGACCAAAGGTGAATCGCTCAACGCCAACCCCTTTATCAATACCAACGGTAGAGAGCATGAGTCCTAGAACTACCATCATCCATGCTTTCAGCACCTGACCTTTACCTGCAAAAGCGGCGACCGCAGATAGACCAAGAAGCATCAGTGCAAAGTAGTCTGAAGATTGGAAGCTAAGCGACACTTTTGCCAGTGCTGGAGCTGCAAACAACAGCATGATCGCTGACAACGTACCACCGGTAAACGATGAGTAAGCTGCGAGGGCGAGGGCTTTACCCGCTTGACCTTTCTGAGCCATAGGGTAGCCATCAAAAGCGGTAACTACTGTTGAAGAACAGCCCGGAGCATTAATTAGAATTGATGAGGTCGAGCCTCCAAAAACGGCACCATAATACACACCTGCCATCAAGATAAGGCCTGATGAAGGATCTAGCCCATAGGTAATAGGGATCATGAGTGCAATAGCTGAAATAGGACCAAGCCCTGGAAGCATGCCGATAAATGTACCTACAAAGCAACCAACGATGACCATCATGATGTTCATCGGCATGACCGCCGTCGAGAGACCTTGTAAAATTCCGTCTAACATAATGGTGTCCTACCAAATCGTGAAGATGAGCCCAGGTTCTAGATAGATATCCAGACCTTGAGTGAGTAATAGATAAAAACCGATGACAAATGGGAACGATGCGCCAAACAAGATGGGTTTTCTGCGCTCACCCAATAAATAGAATCCCGCCAATAGGAAAAAGCTGGTTGCCAATACAAAGCCAAGGTAGGTGAGACCTAATCCATAACCCGCCATTAGAACCAAGAAACCAATGAGTAGTTTCCAGTTAAAAGAGGCTTCGACCGCACTTTTCTGATCAGGCTGACCAGTAATCAATAACAAAACAGACAGACCGATACCAACAAAGGTTAATATGGTTGGTAGGGTTCGAGCAGTAAAGGGTTCGTACTCATCCCCAGGAAACATGGGAATTAACGATGTTTGGTATCCATAGCACAAGCATAGAATCAAAAATATCATCGCACCTACACGATCACGAGACAGCAGGTTCTCTTTCGTGAACAGCTTTGAGGTGAAATCAGACATAACTCACTCCAAATAGTGAATAGAGAAAAGGCCGTATATAAGGGGTCGTTGAGTGGCGACCAAGCGGATAAACAAACTCAGGACAAAGTGGGTCTACCCAGATAAACCTATCCCCAGGAGATTAAGGGGGCAGTACTGCAAGTGTGGACAATTGTGAACTGAAGGATTCAAAACTGCCTCTTATATACGGCAAAATTGGTAATAGGAGGAGCGATGCTCCTCCACTAAGCTTAAGTACGTAAGCGGTTTACTTGTTTAAGAAGCCAAGCTCAGTCATCAATGCACCCATCTGTTTCTCTTGGTCTTCGAGGAACTTATAGAAATCTTGATCAGGCTTGTAGTTGTCGATCCAGCCATTGCGGTCACGAACAACAGCCCATTCATCAGTGGTGTACATTTTCGACAGTGCGGCAGTCCACTCTTTCACTTTCTCTTCGCTAGCGTTAGGCGCTGCGAAGAAACCACGCCAGTTGGCAAATACGGTTTCATTGCCGTATTCCGTTAACGTTGGAATATCTGGAGCAGCCTCTAGGCGTTTAGGAGCGGTAACCGCAAGAACTTTAACTTGCCCAGATTTCGACATCTCAAGAACTTCACCCAGACCTGTCGACAGTAGTTGTGTCTCGCCAGATAGTAGAGCAGCCATCGCTTTGCCGCCCGCATCATAGGCAATGTAGCGAACTTTTTTAGCGTCAAACCCTTCGCCTTTAAAGGCTGCTGCAACGACAAGGTGGTCCATACTACCTCGTGCTGAGCCACCAGCAATCTTCACTTTACGTGGGTTCTCTTTGAAATCTGCAACCACATCTTCCCATGTGTTATATGGGGAATCTGCAGATGCAACGATCGCACCATAGTCCGCAATAGTAGCGGCTACTGGAGTTAGATCTCGGAACGACTGTGGAAATACACCCGTTAGAGAGCGAACGACGATAGGAGTAGAGTTGACCATTAGCGTGTCTTCTTGACGCTCGGCCGTTTCAATCAGGTGAGCAATGGCTTTACCGCCGCCGCCACCAGATAGATTTTGGAAAGAGACATTGTCGACAATATCTGCTTTCACCAAAACGTCACCAGTACCGCGTGCAGTCATATCCCAACCACCACCAGCACCACCCGGAATCAAGAAGTGAATCTTCTCAAGATCAGCGGCATAGCTGCCAAATGAAAGGGTAGCTGCAACGAATGACGCTGCAAGGGTAGGTTTTAGTGCCTTAAACATGTTCACGTTCCTTATGTTGACTTTGTTGTCCGCCAGTATGAGGGAGCTGGCGTGACCTCTATGGGTTAGTCAAAGGTTATGCAAATGTTAACGCTGCCTCAATAAAGTGCAGATATTGAGGATAAAGCGCATTAGCTGAATATTGTTCATAAAGTTCACAGGTTGACGTTAACGTTAGACATTAGTCTATATTGTCGACAATGTGGTTGAATTGTGAACTCATGGCTGCTTAAATAGTCATCAGTTAGTAATTATTGTCAACAATGTTGTTGGCGGCGTAGGTAAGAGTCGAAATGAGCGTTGAACTAGCAATGAATGATGAACTCCCGTTAAAAGAGGGGACGAAGTCAGAAAATTTAACAGAACGATTGATTGAAGAGATCGTAGAAGGGCGCATTGAGTCAGGCAGCAAAATCTCTGAACCCGAGCTTGCAAAGCGATTTGAGGTAAGTCGTGGTCCTTTGCGCGAAGCAATCATGAGATTAGAAGGGCTCGGGCTAATAGAGCGAATCCCACATGTTGGAGCTCGAGTGATTACCTTATCGCAGCAAAAGTTGGTTGAGCTTTACTCTGTACGCGAGGCCCTTGAGGGAATGGCGGCAAGATTGGCTGCGACACATATCAGTGACGAAGAAGTCGCCGAGCTAGAAAAGCTTCTTGGTAGACACTCTGAACATATTGATGAAGTGTCAGGCGCTTCTTATTTTCATCAACACGGCGATTTTGACTTTCATTATCGAATTATTAAAGCCAGTCAAAATAGCCAGTTGGTTCATTTGTTGTGCAATGAGCTCTATCACTTGCTTCGAATGTATCGCTATCAATCACCCAGAACTCAATCGAGACCAGAGGCCGCTTTAAAAGAGCACTTATTCATCTTGGACGCGATAAAAAACCGTGACCAAGAGTTGGCAGAGCTGCTAATGAGAAGACATATCTCACGCAGCAAAGCCTTGATAGAACAAAACCTTAATTAGATAACGTGAATGTCGGCGTATGTGAAATGAATGCCGACAACAAAAAGGACAAGGAGACAAGCATGTCAGCTTCACCAGGTCAATTATTTCGTGACGCCGTCACTAATGGAAGCCCTTTACAAGTCGTGGGTACAGTTAATCCGTACTGCGCCATGATGGCCAAAAACGTCGGTCATCAAGCCATTTACCTCTCTGGGGGTGGTATCGCCAATGCTTCTTACGGTTTGCCAGATCTAGGTATAACAACACTCAACGACGTACTGGTAGATGTAGAGCGAATTACTAATGCTTGCGATCTACCACTACTCGTTGATATCGACACCGGATTTGGTGGTGCTTTTAACATTGCACGCACGATCAAAGCGATGGAGAAAGCAGGGGCGGCAGCTGTCCATATTGAGGACCAAGTCGCTCAGAAACGATGTGGTCATCGGCCCAATAAAGCCATCGTGTCGCAGCAGGAAATGGTCGACCGTGTAAAAGCAGCGGTCGATGCGAAAAGCGATCAGAGTTTTGTGATCATGGCGCGTACTGATGCCCTTGCCGTCGAAGGGATGGATAAAGCGATTGAGCGTGCTATTGCCTGCGTTGAAGCGGGGGCAGATATGATTTTCCCAGAAGCGATGACCTCACTCGATCATTACAAGCAGTTCAAATCGGCATTGTCACAGGCGACGGGAAAAGACGTTCCTATTCTCGCCAACATCACTGAGTTTGGTCAGACGCCGCTATTTGGCTGTGAAGAATTAGCAAGTGTTGGTGTTGATATGGTGCTCTATCCATTGTCAGCGTTCAGAGCAATGAACAAAGCGGCGGAAAATGTGTATCAACATTTGTTATCTGTGGGTAATCAAGAGGCGTTGACGTCACAAATGCAGACGCGAGCTGAGCTTTATGAACATCTCAACTATCACAGCTACGAGGATAAATTGGATCAGCTCTTTGCTGATAACAAGTCCTAATTAGCTGATTTCAAAAATGAGCAACAAGTCGGAAGTCCAAGAAAAATAATCTAAACCTACTTTTTAATCCAATAACGAAACACCGCATTAAAAGACCCAAGAAGGGCAAACGCGGGAAAAGGAGTTCAACATGCCTAATTCAGCCATCGGTGGAGCAGGTCTACGAGGTCAAAGTGCAGGTACGACATCACTGTGTACTGTGGGTAAATCTGGAACGGGGTTAACCTATCGTGGTTACGACATTACCGATCTAGCCAACAACGCGCAGTTTGAAGAGGTTGCACACTTGCTATTGCGCGGACATCTCCCCAACCAAAAAGAACTGGACGATTACAAGACGATTCTAGTCGGATTGCGTGGCTTACCTGAGCCGCTTAAACAAGCACTGGAGTTAATTCCTGCTGACGCGCATCCGATGGATGTTATGCGAACAGGTTGTTCCGTGTTGGGTAATCTAGAGCAGGAGCTTGATTTCTCAGACCAAGAGAAAGCAACTGAGCGCATGTTGGCGCTGTTTCCTGCCATTATCTGTTATTGGTATCGTTTTAGTCATGACGGTGTGCGTATTGATACCGCTGACCAAAGTGAAGATTGTATCGGCGGTTATTTCCTAAAAATGCTCACTGACAAAGCGCCTTCAGAAACGCACAAGAAGGTGATGCACTGCTCACTGATCTTGTATGCGGAGCATGAGTTTAATGCCTCTACATTCGCGGCACGCGTTTGTGCATCAACCTTGTCTGACATTCACTCCTGTATCACTGCCGCTATTGGCACTTTGCGTGGTCCTCTGCATGGAGGAGCAAACGAAGCGGCTATGGATATGATTCAAGATTGGCGAAGCGCGGATGAAGCAGAAGCGAACATCATGCAGATGCTTGCTAACAAGGACAAAATCATGGGATTCGGACACGCGATCTACCGTGAGAGCGATCCCCGAAATGCTCTGATTAAGCGTTGGTCAAAAGCACTATCCCAAGAAGTCGGCGATACCTATCTGTATGACGTTTCTGTGCGCGTAGAAGCCGTGATGAAACGTGAAAAAGGACTGTTTTGTAACGCGGATTTCTTCCATGCTTCTGCTTATCACTTCATGGATATCCCAACTAAGTTGTTTACGCCGATTTTCGTGATGAGTCGACTCACAGGTTGGGCTGCACATGTTTACGAGCAGCGTGCGAACAATCGAATCATTCGCCCGAGTGCAGACTATGATGGTCCAGAAGCAAGAGAGTGGACACCAATCGAGGCGCGTGACTAGCACGGTGTGAGGATGTGAGCATGTCGAAAAACACTATAAATTACCAATATCGAAAACCGCTACCTGGTACGCAACTCGATTACTTTGATGCCCAGGCTGCCGTTAATGATATAGAAGCAGGCGCCTATGAACGCCTGCCTTACACGGCGAAAGTCCTTGCTGAAAACTTGGTTCATCGCTGTGAACCGTCTGAGCTTGAGGCATGCTTGTCTCAGCTCATCTATAGGAAAAGAGACAAGGATTTTCCTTGGTATCCTGCGCGAGTCGTTTGTCACGATATTTTAGGACAAACCGCACTGGTTGATTTAGCTGGCCTGCGCGATGCCATTGCAAGTCAAGGAGGCGATCCAGCTGCCGTCAACCCAGTGGTTGAAACACAGCTAATCGTAGACCATTCGCTAGCGGTCGAGCACGCGGGTTTTGACCCCGATGCGTTTGAGAAAAACCGAGCGGTTGAAGAGCGCCGAAACGAAGATCGATTCCACTTTATTGAGTGGTGTAAAACGGCGTTTGAAAACGTGAGTGTCGTTCCTGCGGGCAACGGCATCATGCACCAGATTAATTTAGAAAAGCTCTCTCCAGTGGTTCAGGTCAAAAATGGGGTCGCATACCCAGATACGTGTGTCGGCACCGACAGCCATACGCCTCACGTAGACGCGCTTGGCGTTATCGCAATTGGGGTTGGCGGGCTAGAGGCTGAAACCGTGATGTTGGGCAGACCTTCAATGATGCGCTTGCCTGATATTGTCGGGGTAAAACTCACCGGCGAACGTCAACCGGGTATCACGGCGACCGATATCGTTTTGGCCCTGACAGAGTTTTTGAGATCCCAGAAAGTCGTCTCCAGTTACTTAGAGTTCTTTGGAGAAGGCACTAAGCAGCTCACGATTGGCGACCGAGCAACAATTTCTAACATGACGCCTGAGTATGGCGCGTCAGCGGGTATGTTCTATATCGACGAGCAAACTATTAACTATCTGAAGTTAACGGGTAGAGATGACGAACAAGTTAAACTTGTCGAGCAATACGCAAAGCAAACTGGGTTGTGGGCTGATGAGTTAGAAAACGCTGAGTATGAGCGAGTCCTAGAGTTTGATTTGTCTAAGGTAGAGCGCACGTTAGCTGGTCCGTCTAATCCTCATCGACGATTGCCAACCGCTCAGCTCAATCAACAAGGCATCGCGGGCGAGTGGCAGCAACAAGATGATAAGATGCCAGACGGCGCGGTAATTATCGCAGCCATTACGTCTTGCACGAATACCAGTAATCCCCGCAACGTTGTCGCTGCCGGATTGATTGCGAAGAAGGCAAATCAGCTCGGCTTGTTACGCAAACCTTGGGTTAAATCGTCCTTTGCTCCGGGCTCTAAGGTGGCAAAACTTTACTTACAAGAGTCTGGCTTGTTGCCTGAATTGGAGAAGCTAGGCTTCGGGATAGTCGCTTACGCCTGTACGACTTGTAATGGTATGAGCGGTGCGTTGGACCCGAAAATTCAGCAAGAAATCATAGATAACGACCTATATACGACGGCAGTCCTCTCTGGCAACCGTAACTTTGACGGACGCATTCACCCTTACGCAAAACAAGCGTTTTTAGCGTCGCCACCTTTGGTTGTGGCCTATGCCATTGCGGGCACCATCCGCTTTGACATCGAACGCGATGCACTAGGTCTTGATGCATCTGGCAAGCCGATATACCTCAATGACATTTGGCCAAGCGATGAAGAGATTGACGCTGTTGTGAATACTCACGTTAAGCCTGAGCAGTTTAACCAAGTCTACTTACAGATGTTTAAGGTTAATGATGAGCAAACCAACTCAAACCCACTTTACGACTGGCGTGAAAAGAGCACCTATATTCGCCGCCCACCATACTGGGAAGGGGCACTTGCCAAGCCTAGAACGTTAAGTGGCATGAGACCGCTGGCCATTCTTGGAGATAACATTACCACTGACCATTTGTCGCCATCTAACGCTATCTTAGCGTCCAGTGCAGCGGGTGAATACCTCACAAGTATGGGGGTGCCTGAGGAAGACTATAACTCTTATGCTACTCACCGAGGTGATCACTTGACCGCGCAGCGAGCAACGTTCGCTAACCCGAAACTGTTTAATGAAATGGTGCGTGAGAATGGTGAGACCGTCCAAGGCTCTTTAGCTCGTGTTGAACCTGAGGGTAAAGTGACGCGGATGTGGGAAGCGATAGAAACCTATATGACTCGCAAGCAACCACTCATCATTGTTGCGGGCGCAGACTACGGTCAGGGCTCCTCAAGAGATTGGGCTGCCAAAGGTGTACGGCTGGCTGGCGTAGAAGCGATAGTCGCCGAAGGCTTTGAACGTATCCATCGCACCAATCTAGTCGGCATGGGTGTGCTCCCTCTGCAATTTAAAGAGGGTACGGATCGCAACACCCTAGGGTTAGACGGAACTGAAACCTACGATGTGGTTGGTGATATCGCCCCTGGCTGCGATTTAGCGCTGGTGGTTACAAGATCTAACGGTGAGAAGTTAGACATCGCCGTCACTTGTCGCCTTGATACAGCAGATGAAGTCGCGGTGTATTCATCTGGCGGCGTACTGCAGCGTTTCGCGCAAGACTTTCTCGCGAAATAGGAGGGACTTAATGATGACTAAACAAATCAGAGTTCCTGCAACTTACATGCGAGGTGGCACCAGCAAAGGGGTATTCTTCAATCTATCGGACTTACCTGAAGAGGCGCAAGTATCCGGAGAGGCGAGAGACCAGCTACTCATGCGCGTCATTGGTAGTCCGGATCCTTATGCAAAACAGATTGATGGCATGGGCGGCGCGACCTCCAGTACTAGCAAAACTGTGATTGTCTCAAAAAGCAGTAAAGAGGGTCACGATATTGACTATCTATTTGGGCAGGTTGCAATAGACAAAGCCTTTGTTGATTGGAGCGGTAACTGCGGCAATCTATCCGCCGCAGTAGGCCCTTTTGCGATACACAGCGGTCTTATTAGTAAAGACAAGCTCCCGGAAAACGGTTTAGCCGAAGTGAGAATCTGGCAGGCGAACATCGAGAAGACCATAGTCGCGAAAGTCCCTATGGTTGATGGTGAGGTGCAAGAACTTGGTGATTTCTTGCTAGATGGTGTGACATTTCCTGCAGCAGAAATTGCCGTTGAGTTTGTCGACCCTAGTAGCAGTGAAGGTTCCATGTTCCCGACGGGTAATTTAATCGATGACCTAGATGTGCCAGATCTTGGGACGTTTAATGCCACCATGATAAGTGCAGGTATCCCAACTATTTTCATTGATGCATCTGAGTTGGGTCTTAAAGGCACAGAGCTACAAGAAGATATCAATGGTTCGGATGATTGGCTTAAAAAGTTTGAAACCATCCGTGCTCATGGAGCGTTGAAAATGGGGCTAATCGATTCACTGGAGGAGGCGGCAACAAGGCAACATACACCAAAAATTGCGTTTGTGTCTAAGCCGAAAAATTACACATCCTCAAGTAATAAACCTATCCAAGTAGACGACGTCGACCTATTAGTAAGAGCCATGTCGATGGGTAAATTACACCATGCCATGATGGGTACCGCGGCGGTTGCCATTGCCTGTGCTGCTGCTGTCGAGGGTACGGTGGTTAATATCGCCGCTGGTGGCGGTGTACGTGATGGTGTCACGTTTGGGCATCCCTCAGGGACACTTAAGGTAGGTGCTGTGGCATCGAAGTCTAATGACAGTTGGTCAGTAGACAGAGCAATCATGAGCAGAAGTGCAAGGATCCTTATGGAAGGTTGGGTTCGTGTACCGTCAGATACGTTTTGAGTGAAAAGACGTTTACTAATTTAGAGACATACTGGAGGACGCATTATGTCTGCATACCAAAAAGAGTATCAATGGGCAGAGCAGCAACCTGAGTCATTTTGGGAGCACCAAGCAAGCAAAATTGATTGGTTTGAAGCGCCAAAAACGATCTTAGCGAAAGATGATAACGGTATCGAGCGTTGGTATCCCGATGGCGTTATGAATACGTCTTGGCTAGCACTTGACTATCACTGTGAGCAGGGGCGAGGTGATAACACTGCACTCATTTATGATTCACCGGTCACAGGGACGAAACAGAGCTATAGCTACCAAGAAATGCGCGATAAGGTCGCCAAAATAGCGGGTATGCTTGCTGCTCAAGGTGTGGTGAAAGGTGACCGCGTTATTATATACATGCCTATGATTCCAGAAGCGGCGATGGCGATGCTGGCATGTGCACGCCTGGGGGCTATCCACTCTGTTGTGTTTGGAGGCTTTGCTCCGAACGAACTCGCGGTGCGAATCGAAGATGCGGAGCCGAAGGTCATCATGACGGCGTCTTGTGGTATCGAAATTAATAAGGTGCTGCCGTACAAGCCACTTGTCGACCAAGCCATTATGGATAGTCGATGGAAGCCAGAAAAAGTGTTTGTCTTGCAAAGACCTCAATGTGTTGCTGAGCTAAATCAGGAGCGCGATCTTGATTGGGGAGACAAATACCAAAAGGCACTTCCACACGATTGTGTACCCGTGTTGGCCACCGATCCACTTTACATACTCTACACTTCTGGCACCACAGGTAAGCCGAAAGGTGTGGTGCGTGATAACGGTGGCCACGCTGTTGCTATGAAGTACTCCATGAGTGCTATTTACAATATGCCGACTGATGGTGTGTTTTGGGCAGCGTCGGATGTCGGTTGGGTAGTAGGGCACTCATACATTGTTTACGCCCCCTTGATTCATGGTTGTACTTCAATTCTGTTTGAAGGTAAGCCGGTTCGAACGCCGGATCCCGGCGCTTTTTGGCGAGTGTGTGAAGAATACAAGGTTAAGGTACTTTTCTCAGCACCAACGGCATTTCGAGCCATCAAGAAAGAGGACCCTGAAGGTGCTGAGTTAGATAAATACGATCTAAGCACTCTAGAAAGTATCTTTATGGCGGGGGAAAGGCTCGACCCTCCAACGCTTGAATGGGTTCAGCATCACACCCAAAAACCGGTTATTGACCATTGGTGGCAAACGGAAACAGGCTGGGCCATTTCTTCTAATCCTGTTGGTATTGAATCGATGCCAATAAAAGCAGGTTCTTCAACGAAACCGAGTCCGGGCTTTAAAGTGGAGATCTTGAACGAGTTAGGGGAGCCAGTTGGACCGAACCAACAGGGCTTTGTCTCGCTTAAGCGACCATTGCCACCGAGCTGTTTAACTACGGTGTGGCGCAACCACGATCGATTTGAATCCGGATATCTTAGCCAATTTGAAGGCTACTACGTTTCGGGTGATGGTGGTTACCTCGATGATCAAGGTTATTTGTTTATTATGGGGCGCGTTGACGACGTCATTAACGTGGCTGGGCATCGCCTATCGACTGGTGAAATGGAAGAAATTGTCGGTGGGCACCCTGCAATTGCCGAGTGTGCGGTGGTGGGTGTGCACGACGACCTCAAAGGGCAACTTCCGCTTGGTTTAGTGGTGCTTAAAGATGGTGTGAAAGTAGATAGTGATGACCTCGAGAATGAACTGGTTGGTAAAGTTCGTTCTGAAATCGGTGCCGTTGCTTGCTTTAAACATGCTCTAGTGGTGGATAGGTTACCGAAAACACGTTCAGGTAAGATATTGCGCCGCGTAATCAGGCAGATTGCCGATGGTGAAAGCTACACCGTACCGTCGACAATCGATGATCCAGCGAGTCTATCTGAAATAGAAAAAGCGCTACATACCAACTAGCGTTGGTCCATCTCAACCGAACTCATGTGCCACATTTTGAGCACATGGTTCGGTTCCTCGCAGGTACCAAACAACATCTGATATTTCGGAATGAATGGTTCACCGATATAAGTGGTACGACTAAACTTACCTGTCTTCAGATCGACTTGTGTTACGACTCTGCCTTTGAAGTTTTGAAAAATGACAAACTGACTGCTTTTAAACACCAATTGCTCTTGGTAGAACCAAAACTGGTCGGCAGTAGTATTCAGTTGGCATTTTAGCGGGAGTTCAGCATGAACACTACCACTTCCGAATGTTGCGACGAAAATCAATAAAGACAAAGGCATAAAGCGCAGAAACTTCATAACAATCCCCTATAATTTTCTTTAAGTATAGTGATATTTTCCCCAAGGTTTTTTTCAGACGATATCCTTAGGTTTTTTTATTTGCACATCCCTGACAAAACCCTCACACTATGCGCACATTTGTGACTGGCATATTAATCAAGTTAACTCGAGCGTGTGGCTATGGATTCCAACAGCATTACTCTTCGATCTGCGACGGAAAAAGACCTTTATACGCTCAATGATCTGATGTTCGAATTACACGACCATCACCATAAAGCAGTCCCTGATGACTTTAAGTCTGCCAATGAAGTCCAAGAAGAAAAGAGTGTTGCTCGTTACCTAGATTCACCGGAGTGCTTGGTGCTGGTAGCGACGATTACCTCCGATAATAATCAAATCATTGTCGGCTTTGTCACGGCTCAATTTTGTGAATTAACATCTCCAATTAGCAAGCCGAGTCTAGTGGGGAATGTTGATGAGTTATATGTCGTGCCCAAGTGGCGTCAACATGGTGTCGCAGCTGCCTTGCTAACAGAAGCCGAAACAAGGTTACAGCAGCTCGGAGCAACCCAGATTATGGTAGAAGTTTGGGACTTTAACCAATCAGCGCTGAATCTGTATAAGAAGCAGGGATTTTTCCCTCATATTCACTGTCTTAGAAAAAAAATATAAATTAGGAATGTTTGTGACTCAGTTTTTGAGCCATTGGTTTTATTTGTGCTTGCTTGCGCTTTTTACTGCAAACCTAAGTTTTGCATCACAACCTAAGGTTAATTCAAATACCTCACAAGAGGTGGCGTCGAAAGATCTTGCCGCCTCTATACAAAATCAGAGTGACACGGCACTCAAACCACTCGATCCTTCAATTCGAGGGTCGCTATGTGTTGTACGCAGCGATAATCGAATCTTACTGGTTCATGAAATTATTACGGGTAAATGGTCACTTCCTGGCGGCACAATCGAAAACAACGAAGACCCGAGACTCACTGCGCAGCGCGAGACGTGGGAAGAAGCTGGACTTGTAGTCGATGTGGGACAAGAGCTTGGCAGAACAGACAAAGCGGTCTTTTTCGAGTGTCATGTTGAGTCGGCGATTATTGCCTACGAGGCGAGCAGCTACACTAATGGCCTCGAACTTCCTATATACTTTGCACCACATTTTGGCGTAGAAGTACGAAGTGCCTCTCTTGTGCAGCCTAAAGCGGTTCCGATTAGCGAATATCGTTATCCTAGTCAGTGGCCATTAGTGCAAGAGATGTATAGCCATGCATCCAATCAACCGCTGCAGTTTGTCGATAATCTCATTGATGCCGCACCACAGATTCACCAAATAGAACTAGGCTGGTTAGCAAGTGCTCAAGATATGATGGCTCAAGCATCCGACAGTGTTCGAGACGTCGTTATCTTTGGCGGAAGAATACTGTATGTACTTGTTCAGCCGCTATTCTTGATTGCATTTTTACCCCTGTTTATTTGGTTGTGGGGACGCCATTTTACCGCTCAGTTAATGTTCGCGGTTACGGCAACTTCTCTGTTCATTCTGGTAGCCAAACAAGGCTTTGGGTTCCCAGTACCTCATGCGTATCTTCCGTCAATCAATTATACCGAGCGAAGTGGTTATAGCTTCCCAGATCTACTTATCGCAAACTGGGTGTCGATTTCTGCAATTGTGATCAGCCAAATTCAAGCGCGTTATCGAGCAGCTTTTATTACTGTATTCGTCGTAATTAGCTTCATTTTGGTGTTCTACCAGTTTATCAGTGGCGGAGCGTTTCTATCCGACATGTTGGCTGGCGCATTCCTTGGCTCACTCGTGGGCTGGCACTTTATTCGTCATGCACTGAGCCTTGCTGTGAGCGAAGACTATACATTTACGCGCACTAGG
This window of the Vibrio maritimus genome carries:
- a CDS encoding bifunctional NUDIX hydrolase/phosphatase PAP2 family protein encodes the protein MTQFLSHWFYLCLLALFTANLSFASQPKVNSNTSQEVASKDLAASIQNQSDTALKPLDPSIRGSLCVVRSDNRILLVHEIITGKWSLPGGTIENNEDPRLTAQRETWEEAGLVVDVGQELGRTDKAVFFECHVESAIIAYEASSYTNGLELPIYFAPHFGVEVRSASLVQPKAVPISEYRYPSQWPLVQEMYSHASNQPLQFVDNLIDAAPQIHQIELGWLASAQDMMAQASDSVRDVVIFGGRILYVLVQPLFLIAFLPLFIWLWGRHFTAQLMFAVTATSLFILVAKQGFGFPVPHAYLPSINYTERSGYSFPDLLIANWVSISAIVISQIQARYRAAFITVFVVISFILVFYQFISGGAFLSDMLAGAFLGSLVGWHFIRHALSLAVSEDYTFTRTRVWFILTVVAVALVFIWPFPSFLSWLALCLGMLLFALASSVCSPRSKMCLRELLTSLFIILGVLLVYFQLESAVSHSGIGSLLLHVLVIPVLIIVPAVVMILFRKRESVSGVKR